In Maniola jurtina chromosome 2, ilManJurt1.1, whole genome shotgun sequence, the following proteins share a genomic window:
- the LOC123875952 gene encoding uncharacterized protein LOC123875952 isoform X3, whose protein sequence is MPLTQEKRLDNFSNNNDHSYLHKKFKKMASTMSMLPSSSIKGEESGYHETSLLQVTSSSTISNGSIAAAHPEIEKIKNIYDKRSMDVEKNVQTNFNDENFSLSDVNSFVQIPGKTSFSEEFLNKTENLENDFIKETYSGGTGRYICPYCKISCAKPSVLQKHIRAHTNERPFPCIPCGFAFKTKSNLYKHRRSRTHALRLQGADIASAINDDELSGDSESDTSIPPTSLSGSDRDQSSDTSMIRSEKRPNEFSSPELTNDSNNMTLHILSTLNDNKSKTIYKPKFRAAFYHGMDEKDKIKKTISQNADFFTEHISKIISDNEAIIDVIETPLQKKYGKIKQIAESKQFLNEIEITPELTPLNLTKNCYDTDNLIRKRSHSESFAQILEDQKHPLNPEGSIIKDLLLKTKANALNPVTNEIVDGLGPLYVCPVCQIVYRSADNLDVHRLYYCKGALSNNSTVVNNAQKEVKSARPENIFFRSNSINVRLPENTMTPGSRTNISIKSPPLKNKPDNLVILKPDCNDVIAPLPSPGPLLGNTRLVDSRLPSEFNKKTETLKIRPKESSPKRRLDSRSETYSPRLLDNSSPRSADIYSQPKMRCMEINTSSLRLMEEMSPHIRHNSTSLQMFGGEVKIVDHSGSTTTLRIEPSKTQLSPILIHQNLSPSKYANDLEASSVVVRSGLHSGGTIVHNPPTPKETVSTPQIQTSRISASTPTAQSSNLLNIHDITHFQFPPLSAITAYNPLTLPPLSPSSSPNGATTIFHGGKLIPHVPGIPGPNTPGLLVGNNNIQIKNNESIKNVGKLENISDNSSVNMPRKGSTNYDRIFNSKSPNTKFSTNEIERHSQNKDSYNAELQSISTVPIIKIKHVDEPVPTTSFPANNNVRVALRTEGAVKRNAEGFPRMPVLKENTNYLFIKSKVKDSNFQSSKNADSKPENEIKKFNFENLITKVEIYNNQLQNSSEPQKNCKTLETCATSIQNERSETSYFQKNLAAKTLSDERKPKFLRPSTLPLKPGTFTPKKHHGITPNANTMPLISPETPRPAKAYGQLYLNGNAYTYLGLKCSTKVFYCTINRPQPTYVPNQHFLSMYSNWQLLSELTPDPLGLSASSAMSLYDSRHRPQNVAVAVIKQDLILTHSSQWNKNPKDNKQIIPFMDTRRSDELRNIAENIATSKKEVTGGFESNEEYTYVRGRGRGRYVCSECGIRCKKPSMLKKHIRTHTDVRPYTCVHCVFSRHFSFKTKGNLTKHMKSKAHYKKCCELGINPNDGNDGEGVEMAQCSGETDDETDSDGDEGNEGETESSDTEICKSRLPEHEAAHCLLSLGGSRPATSATPGLITSARPTTYPYTPVSIDSEADNTSEKLQTLVDSRMDVDNEPMDLSKNELKTPNNVPEIPTARESSVLASLASNTAKLPQHQSQWVNGEPMLHTYLTERALLDSKIKQSQLTCNPKTRKIDLESAMFPNTDGYEKGHKKTLNTFPVKINTHEMIDRGPVTKNDTIIKEISQSSTMTLNNETIDKSPSNLRLENAQPNVEHAKHGRIKLLKAFDNSLESHPDSIASDESNGGKIQVEEKARSDEHREVNEIKPPLSEYDLGASNVDTEGTNLDSTSYSSEKLMEDDQRVCFFCKETFTKPPRPFRCNICAVSFRTRGHLLVHERSASHNIKISMAPNSDNAKHVVSEYLKHSRINPMISLDDSVQNHRDISSDECDGSKTPLQEKTRMDNNMDGEGMKLPLSEYEAMASNDVTEGKKIETEDDWRDCDFCNKMFREPAQLKLHLNIHYMERPFRCSVCAVSNRTKGYLQKHDRSSYHSNKVTKKPNSENAKYVVSEYLKHARLNPIKNLDDPLHVQPEMSSDDSNAGKIPLEEKTRLDESSEGDGMKLTPTEYDGNQFDSVAPKVVIGVGGVAFKVTKGKEFEGTSYSPGKLMEDGRRVCDFCNKTFTKPSQLRLHLNIHYMERPFRCSVCAVSFRTRGHLQKHERSASHHNKVSMTSTFGAATSFNPRPFRCSDCNIAFRIHGHLAKHLRSKMHVMRLECLFKLPFGTFTEIERAGLSLTDIDTTDCASSLASLQSLARKLHEKDPTKLEYREPSDSLPALPQTGRDSSEDEDLGMITEKTCDSVNDSEIKTIENNKGHDTELRVNYSATDN, encoded by the exons ATGCCGCTAACTCAAGAAAAACGCTTGGATAATTTCTCTAACAACAATGACCACAGCTATCTTCATAAAAAGTTCAAAAAGATGGCATCTACTATGTCAATGCTTCCGAGTAGTTCGATCAAGGGGGAAGAAAGTGGATATCATGAAACCAGTCTTTTACAAGTTACTAGTAGTTCTACTATAAGCAACGGAAGTATTGCAGCAGCTCACCCagaaatagaaaaaattaaaaatatatacgatAAACGCAGCATGGATGTGGAAAAAAATGTACAAACTAATTTTAACGATGAAAACTTTAGCTTAAGTGATGTAAATAGTTTTGTTCAAATACCTGGTAAAACCAGTTTTTCtgaagaatttttaaataagactGAAAACCttgaaaatgattttataaAGGAAACTTACAGTGGAGGTACAGGACGATATATATGCCCATATTGTAAGATATCATGTGCCAAGCCTTCAGTTCTACAAAAACATATCAGAGCTCATACAAATGAGAGACCGTTTCCATGTATACCTTGTGGATTtgcttttaaaacaaaatcaaatttATATAAACATAGAAGATCAAGAACGCATGCTTTGCGATTACAAGGTGCTGATATTGCCAGCGCAATTAACGATGATGAGCTGTCCGGTGATTCCGAAAGTGACACTTCAATTCCACCAACGTCCTTATCAGGTTCAGATAGGGATCAGAGTTCGGATACTTCAATGATTCGATCAGAAAAGAGACCTAATGAGTTTTCCTCTCCAGAGTTAACCAATGACAGTAACAATATGACACTACACATACTTTCTACTTTAAATGACAACAAATCGAAAACTATTTATAAACCCAAGTTCAGAGCAGCTTTTTATCATGGAATGGATGAGAAAGATAAGATAAAAAAGACTATTTCACAGAATGCTGACTTTTTTACGGAACATATCTCTAAAATTATATCAGATAATGAGGCCATTATTGATGTTATTGAAACTCCTTTACAAAAAAAGTATGgcaaaattaaacaaattgcGGAAAGTAagcaatttttaaatgaaatagaaATTACACCAGAACTGACACCATTAAATTTAACGAAAAATTGTTACGATACGGACAATTTGATACGAAAGAGGTCTCACTCAGAAAGTTTTGCACAGATCCTTGAAGATCAAAAGCATCCACTAAATCCCGAAGGTTCAATAATTAAAGATCTGCTTCTGAAAACTAAGGCCAATGCACTTAACCCTGTGACAAATGAAATAGTTGATGGGTTGGGACCTCTCTATGTTTGTCCTGTATGTCAAATAGTATATAGAAGTGCTGATAACTTAGACGTTCACAGGTTATATTATTGCAAAGGTGCCCTATCGAACAATTCCACAGTAGTAAATAATGCTCAAAAAGAAGTAAAAAGTGCAAGAccagaaaacatattttttagaaGTAATTCCATTAATGTTCGATTGCCTGAAAATACGATGACTCCAGGTTCCAGAACTAACATTTCGATTAAATcgccacctttaaaaaataaacctgATAATCTTGTGATTTTAAAGCCAGATTGTAATGACGTGATTGCCCCGTTACCATCTCCAGGACCACTACTTGGTAACACGAGACTTGTGGATTCTAGATTACCGTCTGAATTCAATAAAAAGACTGAGACATTAAAAATAAGGCCTAAAGAATCTAGTCCAAAGCGACGACTTGATAGCAGATCAGAAACATACAGTCCACGTCTACTTGATAACTCATCACCTCGGTCTGCAGACATATATTCTCAACCTAAAATGAGATGTATGGAAATAAATACGTCTTCTTTGAGATTAATGGAGGAAATGTCACCACACATAAGGCATAATTCTACGTCGCTTCAAATGTTTGGAGGTGAAGTAAAAATTGTTGATCACTCTGGCAGTACTACAACTCTACGCATTGAACCCAGTAAAACTCAACTATCTCCCATTTTAATACATCAAAATCTTTCACCTTCAAAGTACGCTAATGATTTAGAAGCAAGCAGCGTTGTCGTAAGATCAGGTCTTCATTCTGGAGGCACAATTGTCCATAATCCTCCTACACCAAAAGAAACTGTTAGCACGCCTCAGATTCAAACCTCCAGGATTTCAGCGTCAACTCCGACCGCCCAAAGTTCAAACTTGCTAAATATTCATGACATAACTCACTTCCAATTTCCACCGTTAAGTGCCATTACAGCATATAATCCCTTAACGCTGCCTCCGCTTAGTCCCTCTTCGTCACCTAACGGCGCTACAACTATATTTCACGGGGGCAAACTGATACCTCATGTCCCAGGAATACCTGGTCCCAATACCCCTGGCTTACTGGTCGGAAATaataacatacaaataaaaaacaatgagTCTATTAAGAACGTGGGCAAGTTAGAGAACATTTCAGATAATTCATCAGTTAACATGCCCAGAAAAGGAAGTACAAATTACGACAGAATTTTTAATTCGAAAAGTCCTAATACAAAATTTTCTACTAACGAAATAGAGAGACATAGCCAAAATAAAGATAGTTACAATGCAGAATTACAAAGCATTTCAACCGTGccaattataaaaattaaacacgTAGATGAACCTGTTCCTACTACTTCATTTCCAGCTAACAATAATGTCAGAGTAGCTTTACGAACTGAAGGTGCTGTTAAACGAAATGCTGAGGGGTTTCCAAGAATGCCTGTATTGaaagaaaatacaaattatttatttattaagagcaAAGTCAAGGATTCTAATTTTCAATCTTCTAAAAATGCCGATAGTAAAcctgaaaatgaaataaaaaaattcaatttcgaAAATCTGATAACTAAAGTAGAAATATATAACAATCAACTACAAAATTCTTCAGAGCCccagaaaaattgtaaaactctGGAAACATGCGCCACATCAATTCAGAACGAAAGATCAGAAACATCCtactttcaaaaaaatttagCAGCAAAGACACTAAGCGATGAGAGAAAACCTAAGTTTTTAAGACCATCAACATTGCCTCTAAAACCCGGCACATTTACTCCAAAAAAACACCATGGAATAACACCTAATGCCAATACAATGCCATTAATATCTCCCGAAACTCCCCGCCCAGCAAAAGCTTATGGGCAACTCTATCTAAATGGCAATGCTTACACGTACTTGGGTTTGAAATGCTCAACTAAAGTTTTTTACTGCACTATCAATCGTCCACAGCCAACTTATGTACCGAATCAACATTTCCTATCGATGTATAGTAATTGGCAG ttattatctgAGCTGACGCCAGACCCGCTGGGACTGTCAGCATCGTCTGCTATGTCTCTATATGACTCACGTCATCGACCGCAAAACGTGGCTGTAGCTGTGATTAAACAGGATCTCATATTGACTCATTCATCGCAATGGAACAAAAATCCGAAGGACAATAAACAG attATACCTTTTATGGATACAAGAAggtccgacgaattgagaaatATTGCTGAAAATATTGCAACATCCAAAAAAGAAGTAACTGGTGGATTCGAAAGTAATGAAGAATATACATATGTACGTGGTCGTGGCAGAGGACGTTACGTTTGTTCTGAATGTGGGATTCGTTGTAAAAAGCCCTCTATGCTGAAGAAACACATTCGAACTCACACTGATGTCCGACCTTACACATGCGTTCATTGCGTTTTTAG CAGACATTTCAGCTTTAAAACAAAGGGCAACTTGACAAAACACATGAAAAGTAAAGCTCATTACAAAAAATGCTGCGAGTTAGGAATAAATCCAAATGACGGGAATGACGGCGAAGGTGTCGAAATGGCGCAGTGCTCAGGTGAAACCGATGACGAAACTGATTCGGACGGCGATGAAGGGAATGAAGGCGAAACAGAGTCAAGTG ATACAGAGATTTGTAAATCTCGACTACCAGAACACGAAGCTGCTCACTGTTTACTATCGTTAGGTGGCAGTAGACCGGCTACATCGGCGACTCCTGGGTTAATAACTAGTGCCAGGCCTACTACTTATCCTTATACACCCGTCTCAATAGACAGTGAAGCAGATAATACTTCAGAGAAACTACAAACCTTGGTAGACTCAAGAATGGATGTTGATAACGAGCCAATGGATCTTAgcaaaaatgaattaaaaacacCCAATAACGTACCAGAAATACCAACTGCGAGAGAATCCAGTGTTTTGGCATCGTTAGCTTCAAATACAGCTAAGCTACCTCAACATCAGAGCCAGTGGGTCAATGGAGAACCAATGCTGCACACGTATTTAACAGAACGGGCTCTATTAGActctaaaataaaacaaagtcaaCTAACATGTAATcctaaaacaagaaaaattgatttgGAGAGCGCCATGTTTCCGAATACCGATGGATATGAAAAAGGGCATAAAAAGACTTTAAATACTTTTccagtaaaaataaatactcaTGAAATGATCGACAGGGGGCCTGTTACTAAAAACGATACTATCATTAAGGAAATTTCACAAAGTTCGACAATGACCCTTAACAATGAAACTATAGATAAATCTCCTAGTAATCTGCGTTTAGAAAATGCTCAACCCAATGTTGAACATGCAAAACACGGTagaattaaacttttaaaagcgTTTGATAACTCTTTAGAAAGTCATCCAGATAGTATAGCAAGTGACGAAAGTAACGGGGGTAAAATACAAGTAGAAGAAAAAGCAAGATCGGACGAGCACCGTGAAGTCAATGAAATAAAACCACCTCTATCAGAATATGATTTGGGGGCAAGTAATGTAGATACTGAAGGAACGAATTTAGACAGTACTTCTTATTCATCTGAAAAACTGATGGAAGATGACCAGCgtgtatgttttttttgtaaagaaacaTTCACTAAACCACCGAGGCCCTTTAGATGTAATATATGTGCTGTAAGTTTTCGTACGAGAGGTCATCTATTAGTACATGAACGTTCAGCAtcccataatattaaaatttcaatgGCACCCAATTCGGACAATGCTAAACACGTGGTTTCGGAATATTTAAAGCATTCCAGAATAAATCCCATGATATCCCTTGATGATTCTGTTCAAAATCATCGAGATATATCAAGCGACGAATGCGATGGGAGCAAGACACCCTTGCAAGAAAAAACTAGGATGGACAATAATATGGACGGCGAGGGAATGAAATTGCCTTTATCTGAGTATGAGGCCATGGCATCTAACGACGTTACTGAAGGAAAAAAAATCGAAACAGAAGACGATTGGAGAGACTGTGATTTCTGTAACAAAATGTTCCGAGAACCGGCacaattaaaattgcatttgaATATACATTACATGGAGAGGCCGTTTAGATGTAGTGTTTGTGCTGTTAGTAATCGGACTAAAGGGTATCTTCAAAAACATGATCGTTCATCCTATCATAGTAATAAAGTTACAAAGAAACCCAATTCAGAAAACgctaaatatgtagtttcagaATATTTAAAACATGCCCGATTAAatcccataaaaaatttggatgaTCCTTTACACGTTCAACCAGAGATGTCAAGTGACGACAGCAATGCAGGTAAGATTCCGTTGGAAGAAAAAACAAGATTAGATGAAAGTTCGGAAGGTGACGGAATGAAATTAACTCCAACAGAATACGATGGCAACCAATTTGACTCCGTAGCACCTAAAGTAGTAATTGGGGTGGGAGGTGTAGCATTCAAAGTAACGAAAGGAAAAGAATTTGAAGGCACTTCTTACTCTCCAGGAAAACTAATGGAAGATGGGCGAAGAGTTTGTGATTTTTGCAACAAAACGTTCACAAAACCATCTCAACTAAGACTTCATCTGAATATACACTACATGGAGAGGCCATTTAGATGTAGTGTATGCGCTGTAAGTTTTCGAACGAGAGGTCATCTTCAGAAACATGAGCGTTCAGCCTCTCATCACAATAAAGTTTCAATGACATCTACATTCGGTGCAGCGACATCATTCAATCCGCGACCTTTTCGCTGTTCAGATTGTAATATAGCATTTAGAATACACGGACATTTAGCTAAACATCTTAGAAGCAAAATGCATGTGATGCGTCTCGAGTGTTTGTTTAAATTACCGTTCGGTACTTTTACCGAAATTGAGCGAGCAGGCCTCAGTTTAACGGATATCGACACGACAGATTGCGCCAGTTCGCTAGCCAGTCTGCAGTCGCTGGCAAGGAAGTTGCACGAAAAAGATCCCACGAAGCTGGAATACAGAGAACCTAGCGATTCGTTACCGGCTCTACCTCAGACAGGCAGGGACTCTTCGGAAGACGAAGATTTAGGTATGATTACAGAAAAGACTTGTGACAGTGTAAATGATAGTGAGATAAAgactattgaaaataataaaggtCATGATACCGAACTAAGAGTTAATTATAGTGCCACAGATAATTAG